One genomic window of Gallaecimonas sp. GXIMD4217 includes the following:
- a CDS encoding efflux RND transporter permease subunit, translating into MDTQKGLIAWFTRHSVAANLLMLFIIIGGLVVGLGIRKEMFPEVNLPYVSIQVPYPGSAPQEVEEGIILKIEENIEDIEGIKEITSRASEGIGSITVEVESGYDVTELLNEIKVQVDAVPSFPEDAEKPIIYEIRPEQQVIWVQVYGDLDERASKELAKEISDEIKALPGITKAEALGTRGYEIGIEVAEHRLREFGLTLDDVVRAVRSSSVDLPGGAIKSNTGDILLRVKGKAYRGYEFENIVLVTRPDGTRVLLGDVAEVRDGFVEEDNFARFNGKPGVSIGVTAVGDQDVLELAEKVKAYVAKKKADLPPGVEIDHWGDSSFYLQGRLDLMLGNMWMGGLLVFLVLALFLQIRLAFWVIIGLPICFLGALLFMPMPFVGVTINVISLFGFILVLGIVVDDAIIIGESVYSEIEKNGHSTENVIAGAKKVAMPATFGVLTTIAAFIPMLMVDGFQGAIFKAVAAVVILCLIFSLIESKLILPAHLAHMKVSKEPGRGAFARFKAAFTRGYDNLIHKRYKPFLETCIRHRYNTMAVFLAMMILSVGLIMGGFVRWVSFPNIPSDFINGRIEMVNGTAVETTNDTLQRLQEALWRVDDRLYEESGQRVLKHSYVWNNSNTSGELVVELTKSELRDIGAFELADLWRKEFGDQPGVKTLKLNASIGNNGGGGAIAFQLQGKDLDNLTAATNELKARLATYEGVFDIEDSLASGNLEIRLKVKPEAEALGISLSDLARQVRQGFYGAEAQRIQRDDEEVKVMVRYPLAERRSISHLENMRVRTPSGQEVPFSAVAELETGEGYSRITRVDGVRAVTISADADKQKIEPFKVIQEINKDVLPGILAKYPGVSSQVRGEAQDEQENLMQLALGALAALFVIYALMAIPLNSYSQPLIIMSVIPFGIIGAIAGHLLLGLSLSMLSLFGIVALSGVVVNDSLIMVDFVNKERAAGVPIRQAVLDAGTKRFRAITLTSLTTFFGLLPIVLEKSLQAQIVIPMAVSLAFGILFATVITLVLVPALYVILDDLGHLRRRYVGWVMKDFRAAEEN; encoded by the coding sequence ATGGACACCCAGAAAGGCTTGATCGCCTGGTTCACCCGCCACTCGGTGGCCGCCAACCTGCTGATGCTGTTTATCATCATCGGTGGCCTGGTGGTGGGTCTTGGCATCCGCAAGGAAATGTTCCCCGAGGTCAACCTGCCCTATGTCTCCATCCAGGTGCCGTACCCAGGCTCGGCGCCCCAGGAGGTGGAAGAGGGCATCATCCTCAAGATCGAGGAGAACATCGAGGACATCGAGGGCATCAAGGAGATCACCTCCAGGGCCAGCGAAGGCATCGGCTCCATCACCGTGGAGGTGGAAAGCGGCTATGACGTCACCGAGCTGCTCAACGAGATCAAGGTGCAGGTGGACGCGGTGCCATCCTTCCCGGAAGATGCCGAGAAGCCCATCATCTATGAGATCCGCCCCGAGCAGCAGGTGATCTGGGTGCAGGTCTATGGCGATCTGGACGAGCGGGCGAGCAAGGAGCTGGCCAAGGAGATCAGCGACGAGATCAAGGCCCTGCCCGGCATCACCAAGGCCGAGGCCCTGGGCACCCGCGGCTACGAGATCGGCATCGAGGTCGCCGAGCACCGGCTGCGCGAGTTCGGCCTGACCCTGGACGACGTGGTACGGGCGGTACGCAGCAGCTCCGTGGATCTGCCCGGCGGCGCCATCAAGTCCAACACAGGTGACATCCTGCTCAGGGTCAAGGGCAAGGCCTACCGCGGCTACGAGTTCGAGAACATCGTGCTGGTGACCCGCCCCGACGGCACCCGGGTGCTGCTGGGCGACGTGGCCGAGGTCCGCGACGGCTTCGTGGAAGAGGACAATTTCGCCCGCTTCAACGGCAAGCCCGGAGTGAGCATTGGCGTGACCGCCGTGGGCGACCAGGACGTGCTGGAGCTGGCCGAGAAGGTCAAGGCCTATGTGGCCAAGAAGAAGGCCGATCTGCCGCCGGGCGTCGAAATCGACCACTGGGGCGATTCCTCCTTCTACCTGCAGGGCCGTTTGGATCTGATGCTGGGCAACATGTGGATGGGGGGCCTGCTGGTGTTCCTGGTGCTGGCCCTGTTCCTGCAGATCCGCCTGGCCTTCTGGGTCATCATCGGCCTGCCCATCTGCTTCCTGGGCGCCCTGCTGTTCATGCCCATGCCCTTCGTGGGCGTGACCATCAACGTCATCAGCCTGTTCGGCTTCATCTTGGTGCTGGGCATAGTGGTGGATGACGCCATCATCATCGGCGAGAGCGTCTATTCGGAGATCGAAAAGAACGGCCACAGCACTGAAAACGTCATTGCCGGTGCCAAGAAGGTGGCCATGCCGGCCACCTTCGGGGTACTGACCACCATCGCCGCCTTCATTCCCATGCTGATGGTGGACGGCTTCCAGGGCGCCATCTTCAAGGCGGTGGCGGCGGTGGTGATCCTCTGCCTTATCTTCTCGCTGATCGAGTCCAAGCTGATCCTGCCGGCCCACCTGGCCCATATGAAGGTCAGCAAGGAACCCGGCAGGGGCGCCTTTGCCCGCTTCAAGGCCGCCTTTACCCGCGGTTACGACAACCTCATCCACAAGCGCTACAAGCCCTTCCTGGAAACCTGTATCAGGCACAGGTACAACACCATGGCGGTGTTCCTGGCCATGATGATCCTGTCGGTGGGCCTGATCATGGGCGGCTTCGTGCGCTGGGTATCCTTCCCCAACATCCCCTCTGACTTCATCAACGGCCGCATCGAGATGGTCAACGGCACGGCCGTGGAGACCACCAACGACACCCTGCAGCGCCTGCAGGAGGCCCTGTGGCGGGTGGACGACCGCCTCTATGAGGAAAGTGGCCAGCGGGTACTCAAGCACTCCTATGTGTGGAACAACTCCAATACCAGTGGTGAGCTGGTGGTGGAGCTGACCAAATCGGAGCTGCGCGACATAGGCGCCTTCGAGCTGGCGGATCTGTGGCGCAAGGAATTCGGCGATCAGCCCGGGGTCAAGACCCTCAAGCTCAACGCCTCCATCGGCAACAATGGCGGCGGTGGCGCCATCGCCTTCCAGCTCCAGGGCAAGGATCTGGACAACCTGACCGCCGCCACCAACGAGCTCAAGGCCAGGCTGGCCACCTATGAGGGCGTGTTCGATATCGAGGACTCCCTGGCCTCCGGCAACCTGGAGATCCGCCTCAAGGTCAAGCCGGAGGCCGAGGCCCTGGGCATCTCGTTGAGCGACCTGGCCCGCCAGGTCCGCCAGGGCTTTTACGGCGCCGAGGCCCAGCGCATCCAGCGCGACGACGAAGAGGTCAAGGTCATGGTGCGCTATCCGCTGGCAGAGCGCCGCTCCATCTCCCACCTGGAGAACATGAGGGTGCGCACCCCCAGCGGCCAGGAAGTGCCGTTCTCGGCCGTGGCCGAGCTGGAAACCGGCGAAGGCTACTCGCGCATCACCCGGGTCGACGGCGTCCGTGCCGTCACCATCAGCGCCGATGCCGACAAGCAGAAGATAGAGCCCTTCAAGGTGATCCAGGAAATCAACAAGGACGTGCTGCCGGGGATCCTGGCCAAGTACCCGGGGGTGAGCTCCCAGGTGCGGGGCGAGGCCCAGGACGAGCAGGAGAACCTGATGCAGCTGGCCCTGGGGGCACTGGCGGCGCTGTTCGTCATCTACGCCCTGATGGCCATTCCCCTCAACTCCTACAGCCAGCCGCTGATCATCATGTCGGTGATCCCCTTCGGCATCATCGGCGCCATTGCCGGTCACCTGCTGCTGGGACTGTCGCTGTCCATGCTGTCGCTGTTCGGCATAGTGGCGCTGAGCGGGGTGGTGGTGAACGACTCGCTGATCATGGTGGACTTCGTCAACAAGGAGCGGGCGGCCGGCGTGCCCATCCGCCAGGCGGTGCTGGATGCCGGCACCAAGCGCTTCAGGGCCATCACCCTGACCTCCCTGACCACCTTCTTCGGGCTGTTGCCCATCGTGCTGGAGAAGAGCCTGCAGGCCCAGATCGTCATCCCCATGGCGGTGTCCCTGGCCTTCGGCATCCTCTTCGCCACCGTCATCACCCTGGTGCTGGTGCCGGCCCTCTATGTCATCCTCGACGACCTGGGCCATCTCAGGCGCCGCTATGTGGGCTGGGTCATGAAGGACTTCAGGGCCGCAGAAGAAAACTGA
- a CDS encoding beta-ketoacyl-ACP synthase III: MSEIVISGTGLYTPPNSISNDELVAAFNQYVDLYNEENAAAIELGQLEPKAYSSSEFIEKASGIKSRHVVSRDGILDPEVMMPLIPERSNDKPSVMVEMALHAADEALRQAGRQPEEVDLVIVAASNMQRPYPAMAVELQHFMGAQGMAFDMNVACSSATFGIATAASLVQGGQARLALVVNPEICTGHLNFRDRDSHFIFGDACTAAIVEFKDDSQGQQLWAIRGSRLITEFSNNIRNNAGYLNRCAPQHRFDDDKLFIQEGRKVFKEVLPMVSKLIAGELERQQVPADQLKRLWLHQANINMNQFIAKKVLGVEPTQDNAPIILDEYANTSSAGSIIAFHKYKDDLKSGDFGVICSFGAGYSAGCLTLQRC; the protein is encoded by the coding sequence GTGAGCGAGATTGTCATCAGCGGTACCGGCCTCTACACGCCACCCAACAGCATCAGCAACGACGAGCTGGTGGCCGCCTTCAACCAGTACGTGGACCTCTACAACGAGGAGAATGCCGCCGCCATCGAGCTGGGCCAGCTGGAGCCCAAGGCCTATTCGTCCAGCGAGTTCATCGAGAAGGCCTCCGGCATCAAGAGCCGCCACGTGGTCAGCAGGGACGGCATCCTGGATCCGGAAGTGATGATGCCGCTCATTCCCGAGCGCAGCAACGACAAGCCGTCGGTGATGGTGGAGATGGCCCTGCACGCCGCCGACGAGGCCCTCAGGCAGGCCGGCCGTCAGCCGGAAGAGGTGGATCTGGTGATCGTTGCCGCCTCCAACATGCAGCGTCCCTATCCGGCCATGGCCGTCGAGCTGCAGCACTTCATGGGCGCCCAGGGCATGGCCTTCGACATGAACGTGGCCTGTTCCTCCGCCACCTTCGGCATCGCCACCGCCGCCAGCCTGGTGCAGGGCGGCCAGGCCCGCCTGGCGCTGGTGGTCAACCCGGAGATCTGCACCGGCCACCTCAACTTCCGTGACCGCGACAGCCATTTCATCTTTGGCGACGCCTGCACCGCCGCCATCGTCGAATTCAAGGACGACAGCCAGGGCCAGCAGCTCTGGGCCATTCGCGGCAGCAGGCTGATCACCGAATTCTCCAACAACATCCGCAACAACGCCGGCTACCTGAACCGCTGCGCCCCCCAGCACCGTTTCGATGACGACAAGCTGTTCATCCAGGAAGGGCGCAAGGTGTTCAAGGAAGTGCTGCCCATGGTCAGCAAGTTGATCGCCGGCGAGCTGGAACGCCAGCAGGTGCCGGCCGACCAGCTCAAGCGGTTGTGGCTGCACCAGGCCAACATCAACATGAACCAGTTCATCGCCAAGAAGGTGCTGGGGGTGGAGCCGACCCAGGACAATGCCCCCATCATCCTCGACGAGTACGCCAACACCTCCTCGGCGGGCTCCATCATCGCCTTCCACAAGTACAAGGACGACCTGAAATCCGGCGATTTCGGGGTGATCTGCTCCTTTGGTGCCGGCTACTCCGCCGGTTGCCTGACCCTGCAAAGGTGCTGA
- a CDS encoding efflux RND transporter periplasmic adaptor subunit, with protein MLKVLKALAKASPVLIIVGAIVATVVMMSMRKPPEKKDEAKPLLAVEVVEAERKPVQFLVDSQGTVRPKTQTTLVAEVAGRILSVSDKFRAGGLVEQGEVLARIDDADYLTALHSAEAELARAKAGYEEEKAKAEVAAQEWKSVSKDKVTDIALRKPQLAREAALVRSAEANLDKARRNLERTVIRAPFDGLVRERRIDLGQYVSPGTQLGLVDDTAVAEVRLPVSDTELAWLGLNSSQPRGVTIELQSEVAGETHRWQAKLVQSTGVLDEQSRLSQLVAEVPDPYGRDNGASVLLKFGTFVQASIQAELTRDLVVLPKSAVRGDQVVVLDENRRVQRRTVQVERTDSDFAYVTSGLEAGEQVALTPMSDVIDGTLVAIRGEAPSSDVAEGDTQLAVRGK; from the coding sequence ATGCTCAAAGTGCTGAAGGCTTTGGCCAAGGCATCGCCTGTCCTCATCATTGTCGGCGCCATCGTGGCGACCGTCGTCATGATGTCCATGCGCAAGCCGCCGGAGAAAAAGGACGAGGCCAAGCCGCTGCTGGCGGTGGAAGTGGTCGAGGCCGAGCGCAAGCCGGTGCAGTTCCTGGTTGATTCCCAGGGTACGGTCAGGCCCAAGACCCAGACCACCCTGGTGGCCGAGGTGGCCGGGCGTATCCTGTCGGTGTCCGACAAGTTCCGTGCCGGTGGCCTGGTGGAGCAGGGTGAGGTGCTGGCCCGCATCGACGACGCCGACTACCTGACCGCCCTGCACAGTGCCGAGGCCGAGCTGGCCCGCGCCAAGGCCGGCTACGAGGAAGAGAAGGCCAAGGCGGAAGTGGCGGCCCAGGAGTGGAAGAGCGTTTCCAAGGACAAGGTCACCGACATTGCCCTGCGCAAGCCGCAGCTGGCCCGGGAGGCGGCCCTGGTGCGCAGTGCCGAGGCCAACCTGGACAAGGCCAGGCGCAATCTGGAGCGCACCGTGATCCGTGCCCCCTTCGACGGCCTGGTCCGCGAGCGCCGCATCGATCTGGGCCAGTACGTCAGCCCAGGCACCCAGCTGGGCCTGGTGGACGACACCGCCGTGGCGGAAGTGCGTCTGCCGGTGTCCGACACCGAGCTGGCCTGGCTGGGCCTCAACTCCAGCCAGCCCCGCGGCGTGACCATAGAGCTGCAGTCCGAGGTGGCCGGTGAAACCCACCGCTGGCAGGCCAAGCTGGTGCAGAGCACCGGCGTGCTGGACGAGCAGAGCCGCCTCAGCCAACTGGTGGCGGAAGTGCCGGATCCCTACGGTCGAGACAACGGCGCCTCCGTGCTGCTCAAGTTCGGCACCTTCGTGCAGGCCAGTATCCAGGCCGAACTGACCCGGGATCTGGTGGTGCTGCCCAAGAGCGCCGTGCGCGGCGATCAGGTGGTGGTGCTGGACGAAAACAGGCGCGTCCAGCGTCGTACCGTCCAGGTGGAGCGCACCGACAGCGACTTCGCCTATGTCACCAGCGGCCTGGAGGCCGGCGAGCAGGTGGCGCTGACCCCCATGAGCGATGTCATCGACGGCACCCTGGTGGCCATCCGCGGCGAAGCGCCGTCGTCGGACGTGGCCGAAGGCGACACCCAACTGGCAGTGCGGGGTAAATGA
- a CDS encoding RDD family protein, giving the protein MSTLEQEVQEQTALDEWREGKETRAIVTPYAFSVDKALLGRTLAKPWQRGLAMALDLLLVAMLTEASEVLIALVAAVATWQIAKRHDQVVHRWARGLLRSVAVVIVFGVTVALSAVLMDELDVRQAESDIDSFGQAAALSAASVQFGLCKDMTCVHGGSADLVNTLAETLASEPDKARELVPELVAALDWASPAQRSELEGELLKALDKALASQAAAAPAVPETPDKIITLDDGDQAEQEPSLIAWAKGIITDLGLGLSWAALYFTLFTTWWRGRTPGKRLLGIRVVQLDNGPITLWGAFGRYGGYGAGLATGLMGFLQILWDPNRQAIQDKVSGTVVIQGSGPISYTAATQAETKQEERL; this is encoded by the coding sequence ATGAGCACTTTAGAACAGGAAGTACAGGAGCAGACGGCCCTGGATGAGTGGCGGGAAGGCAAGGAAACCAGGGCCATAGTGACCCCCTATGCCTTTTCCGTGGACAAGGCACTGCTGGGGCGGACCCTGGCCAAGCCCTGGCAACGGGGCCTGGCCATGGCCCTGGATCTGCTGCTGGTGGCCATGCTCACCGAAGCGTCCGAGGTGCTCATCGCCCTGGTGGCCGCCGTCGCCACCTGGCAAATCGCCAAGCGCCACGATCAGGTGGTGCACCGCTGGGCCAGGGGCCTGCTGCGCTCGGTGGCGGTGGTGATCGTCTTCGGGGTGACAGTGGCCCTGTCGGCCGTTCTCATGGACGAACTCGACGTCCGGCAAGCGGAAAGCGACATCGACAGCTTTGGCCAGGCCGCGGCGCTGTCGGCGGCCTCGGTTCAGTTCGGCCTCTGCAAGGACATGACCTGCGTGCATGGCGGCAGCGCCGATCTGGTGAACACCCTGGCCGAGACCCTGGCCAGCGAGCCCGACAAGGCCAGGGAGCTAGTGCCGGAGCTGGTGGCGGCCCTTGACTGGGCCAGCCCGGCGCAGCGCAGTGAACTGGAAGGGGAGCTGCTCAAGGCGCTGGACAAGGCCCTGGCCAGCCAGGCCGCCGCCGCGCCGGCGGTACCCGAAACACCGGACAAGATCATCACCCTGGACGATGGCGACCAGGCGGAGCAGGAGCCGTCCCTGATCGCCTGGGCCAAGGGCATCATCACCGATCTGGGCCTGGGCCTGTCCTGGGCCGCCCTCTATTTCACCCTCTTCACCACCTGGTGGCGGGGCCGCACCCCGGGCAAGCGGCTGCTGGGGATCCGGGTGGTGCAGCTGGACAATGGCCCCATCACTCTCTGGGGCGCCTTCGGCCGCTACGGCGGCTACGGCGCCGGCCTGGCCACCGGCCTGATGGGCTTTTTGCAGATCCTCTGGGATCCCAACCGCCAGGCCATCCAGGACAAGGTGTCCGGCACTGTGGTGATTCAGGGAAGTGGTCCGATAAGTTATACTGCCGCCACCCAAGCCGAGACAAAGCAAGAGGAAAGGCTGTGA